A part of Abyssisolibacter fermentans genomic DNA contains:
- a CDS encoding CaiB/BaiF CoA transferase family protein, with protein MSNNPYNLLDDVKIVELTTYVAAPSAGRILADWGADIVKVEAVPRGDTTRYAVPLPGMKYITYDVHNANKKSIALNLKTPEGKEAMDKLLANADVFLTNTRGRALDKLGLDYKTLHDKYPRLIHAHMTGFGEGGSMANDPGFDNVCFWALGGAMIASMEKDTAPVIPPSSFGDNSTASTMAASICAALYKQKCTGDGSKIVVSLYGQAIYNMLEPILSIQCSDLDKYPKSRLENTPLNNTYKCKDDKWIMVCCHEYERYFPYFMKIIGREELIENSEYNTFAKGNENSREIVQIISEGFLKFTRDELDAILRENDIPHSIVCNVYEILESQQAKDNLYFSKFTQPNGDQYIESATPAKFGGVTLPPRNRAPFLGEQSSKILGELGYNEAQIQEMISKGILIEKHLHADQEK; from the coding sequence ATGAGTAATAATCCATATAATTTATTAGATGATGTAAAAATAGTTGAATTAACAACATACGTAGCAGCACCTTCAGCTGGACGTATATTAGCTGATTGGGGTGCTGATATAGTTAAGGTTGAAGCTGTACCGAGAGGAGATACGACACGTTATGCGGTTCCTTTGCCTGGAATGAAATACATTACATACGATGTTCATAATGCAAATAAAAAAAGCATTGCCTTGAATTTGAAGACTCCTGAAGGTAAGGAAGCAATGGATAAATTATTAGCAAATGCTGATGTTTTTCTAACCAACACTCGAGGTCGTGCTCTTGATAAGTTGGGATTAGATTATAAAACTCTTCATGACAAATATCCTAGGCTTATCCATGCACATATGACTGGATTTGGAGAAGGTGGATCAATGGCAAATGATCCGGGATTTGACAATGTTTGCTTCTGGGCATTAGGAGGTGCAATGATTGCTTCTATGGAGAAAGATACTGCTCCTGTGATTCCTCCAAGCTCATTTGGAGATAATTCTACTGCTAGCACTATGGCTGCTTCAATATGTGCTGCATTGTACAAGCAAAAATGTACTGGAGATGGTAGTAAAATTGTTGTATCTCTCTATGGACAGGCTATTTACAATATGTTAGAGCCTATACTTTCGATTCAGTGTAGTGATTTAGATAAATATCCAAAGAGTCGTCTTGAGAATACTCCATTGAATAATACCTATAAATGTAAAGATGATAAATGGATAATGGTGTGTTGCCATGAGTATGAACGTTATTTTCCATATTTCATGAAGATTATAGGTCGAGAAGAGTTAATTGAAAACTCAGAATATAATACATTTGCTAAGGGAAATGAAAATAGTAGAGAAATTGTTCAAATTATTAGTGAAGGCTTTTTGAAATTTACTCGAGATGAGCTAGATGCAATTTTAAGAGAGAATGATATACCTCATTCTATAGTATGTAATGTTTATGAAATATTAGAATCACAACAAGCAAAGGACAATTTATACTTTTCCAAGTTTACTCAGCCTAATGGTGATCAATATATAGAGAGTGCTACACCTGCAAAATTTGGTGGTGTTACACTTCCTCCGAGAAATCGTGCACCATTTTTGGGTGAGCAATCTTCAAAAATTTTAGGTGAACTTGGATATAACGAAGCACAGATTCAAGAAATGATATCAAAAGGTATTTTAATTGAGAAACATCTACATGCTGATCAAGAAAAATAA
- a CDS encoding acyl-CoA dehydrogenase family protein, producing the protein MQITNEMKDLRELVESYMEKEVVPVVGEFDASGEFPEKIYKDILDMGIHLLEVPEEHGGVMVDRKTEVYIAEILGRYDCGLASAIGANNSACSTINLFGTAEQKKQYFDILVSGKLAAFCLTEPNAGSDSAAVRTKARLEGDEYVLNGTKCFITNGGVAGVYTVFASTDLSKGTKGLSAFFVERDRPGVSIGKHEDKMGIRLSNTTEVIFDECRIPKDHLIGEEGKGFVYAMKTLDTSRPFVGATGVGLAQRAIDEAVKYSKERVQFGKPIASKQGLQFMLADMQIQTEAARQLVYHTTELMDDGENYSMHSAMSKVMGSDIAMKVTCDALQIFGGYGYMKEYPIEKMMRDAKILQIYEGTNQIQRVVISGIMLH; encoded by the coding sequence ATGCAAATTACAAATGAAATGAAAGATTTACGAGAATTAGTGGAAAGTTATATGGAAAAAGAAGTAGTTCCAGTGGTAGGAGAATTTGATGCTTCTGGTGAATTTCCTGAAAAAATTTATAAAGATATTTTAGATATGGGAATACACTTGTTGGAGGTCCCTGAAGAACATGGGGGTGTGATGGTTGATCGAAAAACCGAAGTGTATATTGCTGAGATATTAGGCAGGTATGATTGTGGACTTGCTTCAGCTATTGGAGCAAATAATTCTGCATGTAGTACGATAAATTTGTTTGGAACTGCCGAACAAAAAAAACAATACTTTGATATTCTTGTATCTGGGAAACTAGCTGCTTTTTGCTTGACAGAACCAAATGCTGGCTCTGATTCAGCTGCAGTAAGAACAAAAGCCCGTTTAGAAGGAGATGAATATGTATTAAATGGAACAAAATGTTTTATCACCAATGGTGGAGTAGCTGGAGTATACACTGTATTTGCATCTACTGATTTGTCGAAAGGGACAAAAGGTTTATCAGCATTTTTTGTGGAAAGAGATCGTCCAGGTGTATCTATTGGGAAACATGAAGACAAAATGGGAATCCGATTATCGAATACTACTGAGGTAATTTTTGATGAATGTAGAATTCCAAAAGATCATTTAATTGGAGAAGAAGGTAAAGGGTTTGTATATGCAATGAAAACATTAGATACTTCTCGTCCTTTTGTTGGAGCCACTGGTGTTGGACTAGCGCAAAGAGCTATTGATGAAGCAGTAAAATATTCCAAAGAACGTGTCCAATTCGGCAAACCTATTGCTTCTAAGCAAGGATTGCAGTTTATGCTTGCGGACATGCAAATTCAAACAGAAGCGGCTCGTCAGTTGGTATACCATACTACAGAGTTGATGGATGATGGAGAAAATTATTCGATGCACTCTGCTATGAGCAAAGTGATGGGATCAGATATTGCCATGAAAGTGACATGTGATGCATTACAAATATTTGGCGGTTATGGTTATATGAAAGAATATCCTATAGAAAAAATGATGAGAGATGCAAAAATTCTTCAAATATACGAGGGAACAAATCAAATACAACGTGTTGTTATTTCAGGTATAATGCTACATTAA
- a CDS encoding electron transfer flavoprotein subunit alpha/FixB family protein, which yields MSVNSEYKNVWIYVETEDGKEKKVGFELLRPGREIADALGEKLVAVIIGHNVQEVAKEALEYGADEIILVDKPVYNRYLTDAVYSCFIQLVDKYNPNTILIGATSNGRDFGPRVACKLRTGLTADCTSIEFNQESNNVTWIRPAFGGNLMAKIECPDRRPQMGTVRPGVFKKPLQNGQVEGKIIQEDISIAEENIRTRIHETIKEVSTEVNLEDAEFIVSGGRGLGKAENFSYIRELAEVLGAAVGSSRAAVDSGWIPHAHQVGQTGKTVAPKIYIACGISGAIQHLAGMSGSDIIIAINKDPDAPIFEVADYGIVGDLFEVIPQFIEELKKYKNN from the coding sequence ATGAGTGTGAATTCAGAATATAAAAATGTGTGGATTTATGTTGAAACAGAAGATGGAAAAGAAAAAAAAGTAGGATTTGAATTATTACGTCCAGGTAGAGAAATCGCCGATGCATTAGGAGAAAAATTAGTTGCCGTTATAATTGGACATAATGTACAAGAAGTAGCGAAAGAAGCCTTAGAGTATGGAGCAGATGAAATTATATTAGTTGATAAACCTGTATACAATAGGTACTTAACTGATGCAGTTTATTCATGCTTTATACAACTAGTTGACAAATATAATCCAAATACCATTTTAATTGGAGCAACAAGTAATGGAAGAGACTTTGGTCCACGAGTAGCTTGTAAGCTAAGAACGGGGTTGACTGCAGACTGTACTAGTATTGAGTTCAACCAAGAAAGCAATAATGTAACTTGGATACGTCCAGCATTTGGGGGAAACCTTATGGCGAAAATCGAATGTCCAGATCGTCGTCCGCAAATGGGAACAGTTCGACCTGGCGTATTCAAAAAGCCACTACAAAATGGACAAGTAGAGGGAAAAATTATTCAAGAAGACATTTCAATTGCCGAAGAAAACATTCGAACTCGAATACATGAAACTATCAAAGAAGTATCCACAGAAGTAAATTTAGAAGATGCAGAATTTATTGTCTCTGGAGGACGTGGATTGGGAAAAGCGGAAAACTTCTCTTACATTCGAGAATTAGCTGAAGTATTGGGAGCGGCAGTAGGCTCATCTAGAGCAGCAGTAGATAGTGGCTGGATACCACATGCTCATCAAGTAGGACAAACTGGAAAAACGGTAGCTCCTAAAATATATATCGCTTGTGGAATATCTGGAGCAATTCAACATTTAGCAGGAATGTCAGGTTCAGATATTATTATTGCAATCAATAAGGATCCGGATGCACCTATATTTGAAGTAGCGGATTATGGAATTGTAGGAGATCTTTTTGAAGTAATACCACAATTTATTGAAGAATTAAAAAAATACAAAAATAATTAA
- a CDS encoding class I adenylate-forming enzyme family protein translates to MDILNVTLSDVLKKNAEDYPEDIAYIFDDVSYNWKQVDQITDIIATMMLKKNIQKGTHVGVWSINSFQQVCIMYAAMKIGAVTAVFNYSYKHLEMKNVLSYADIEYLFYGESTGSIDYLKIINKVNKGLPKLKDHFSIISIFNEATELQKSDDATVWQNIEKLNKVKRLVTTEDTACMLFTSGSTQLPKGVLLSYYSILNDARVLSDLMRWNKNKDTMLIGMPIFHCSGMTCGLLLGLMVGMPTIIMRKYKSDQAMRLIEKYRVTAFNVVPSMLMLLAEDPSFGNYNISSWNSGILAGSGMTGEKYRELISKVDVPHLQIGYGQTETSPLITLSDYDDDTMLKSETIGKAIPNMEIRIWDNEANRECDVNVKGEIQTKGFCIMKGYYNMHRKNLEKYTHDGWLKTDDVGYRDKDDYFYFCGRASDMIVRGGENISPSEIECVIGHYSEDILNVKVVGVDIGTAVQEEIVALITMKPDKKIDADGLKDFVKNHLASYKTPNFIFQLDEFLMNSTGKIDLVSIKKLARDNITKMLRLAK, encoded by the coding sequence TTGGATATTTTAAATGTTACTCTTTCAGATGTGTTGAAAAAAAATGCAGAAGATTATCCTGAGGATATAGCTTATATATTTGATGATGTCAGCTATAATTGGAAACAAGTGGATCAAATTACTGACATTATAGCAACAATGATGCTAAAAAAGAATATTCAAAAAGGTACACATGTGGGGGTTTGGAGCATTAATTCTTTCCAACAGGTTTGTATCATGTACGCAGCAATGAAGATTGGTGCAGTTACAGCTGTTTTTAATTATTCGTATAAGCATTTAGAAATGAAAAATGTTTTATCTTATGCTGATATTGAATATTTATTCTATGGAGAATCTACGGGTTCTATTGATTACTTAAAAATTATTAATAAAGTTAATAAGGGTCTTCCTAAGTTAAAAGATCACTTTAGTATTATAAGTATATTTAATGAAGCTACTGAATTACAGAAGTCAGATGATGCTACAGTGTGGCAAAATATAGAAAAACTTAATAAAGTCAAGAGATTGGTTACAACTGAAGATACAGCTTGTATGCTTTTTACTTCTGGAAGTACACAGCTACCTAAAGGTGTTTTACTATCATACTATAGTATACTTAATGATGCGAGAGTACTATCAGATTTAATGCGATGGAATAAAAATAAAGATACTATGCTGATTGGTATGCCAATATTCCATTGTTCTGGGATGACATGTGGATTATTATTGGGATTAATGGTTGGGATGCCTACAATAATAATGCGTAAATATAAATCGGACCAAGCTATGAGACTCATAGAGAAGTATCGTGTTACAGCATTCAATGTGGTACCTTCAATGCTAATGCTTTTAGCTGAGGATCCAAGCTTTGGTAATTATAATATTTCATCATGGAACTCTGGTATTTTAGCAGGTTCAGGTATGACAGGTGAGAAATATCGAGAGCTTATTTCAAAGGTGGATGTTCCTCATTTACAAATAGGATATGGTCAGACTGAAACGTCACCTTTAATTACTTTGTCAGACTATGATGATGATACTATGTTAAAATCAGAAACGATAGGCAAGGCAATTCCGAATATGGAAATACGTATTTGGGACAATGAAGCCAATCGTGAGTGTGATGTAAATGTCAAAGGGGAAATCCAAACAAAAGGTTTTTGCATAATGAAAGGGTATTATAATATGCATCGAAAGAATTTAGAAAAGTATACTCATGATGGTTGGCTTAAAACAGATGATGTTGGGTATCGCGATAAAGATGATTATTTTTATTTTTGTGGACGTGCAAGTGATATGATTGTTCGAGGTGGTGAAAACATTTCTCCAAGTGAAATTGAATGCGTTATAGGACATTATAGTGAGGATATTCTTAATGTTAAAGTTGTAGGAGTAGATATAGGTACTGCTGTTCAGGAAGAAATTGTTGCTTTAATAACAATGAAACCAGATAAAAAAATTGATGCTGATGGGTTAAAGGATTTTGTTAAGAATCATCTTGCTAGCTATAAGACACCTAATTTTATTTTTCAACTAGATGAGTTTCTGATGAATAGTACAGGAAAAATTGATCTTGTATCTATTAAAAAATTAGCAAGAGATAATATAACGAAAATGTTAAGATTAGCAAAATGA
- a CDS encoding electron transfer flavoprotein subunit beta/FixA family protein: MNILVCVKQVPDTTEIKIDPVTNTLIRKGVPSIVNTFDAYALELAVQLKEKEGGNVTVISMGPEQVKTALKECLSVGADEAYLISDRAFGGSDTLATSYILSTYIRLLEQEKGKFDLIFCGMQAIDGDTGQVGPEIAEHLGLPQVTYATDIKQDRAQTLIKRDNDQGYDWIEVQKPAVITVSKTEYEPRYATIKSKMAANRVEIPVLTSKDVSINLENCGLKGSPTKVKKTYTPVRSKNGVIIQEETVENSIKTLMSLLVDSKVL, from the coding sequence ATGAATATTTTAGTTTGTGTGAAACAGGTTCCTGATACAACGGAAATCAAGATTGACCCAGTAACTAATACACTTATACGTAAAGGGGTGCCTAGTATTGTAAATACCTTTGATGCTTATGCTTTAGAACTAGCTGTTCAACTAAAAGAAAAGGAAGGTGGAAATGTTACAGTAATTTCCATGGGACCAGAACAAGTAAAAACAGCTTTGAAAGAATGCTTATCTGTAGGGGCCGATGAAGCGTATCTAATCAGTGATCGAGCTTTTGGAGGCTCTGACACTTTAGCTACAAGTTATATTTTATCCACTTATATTAGACTTTTGGAGCAAGAAAAAGGCAAATTTGATTTAATCTTTTGTGGAATGCAAGCGATAGATGGAGATACCGGACAAGTGGGACCAGAAATTGCAGAACATCTAGGTTTACCACAAGTGACCTATGCAACAGACATCAAACAGGATCGTGCCCAAACACTAATCAAAAGAGACAATGATCAAGGATATGATTGGATTGAAGTGCAAAAACCGGCAGTAATTACTGTATCTAAAACGGAATATGAGCCAAGATATGCTACCATAAAAAGCAAAATGGCCGCTAATCGAGTAGAAATTCCAGTGTTAACTTCGAAAGATGTATCCATAAACTTAGAAAATTGTGGATTAAAAGGTTCTCCGACAAAGGTAAAGAAAACCTATACTCCAGTACGATCCAAAAATGGCGTAATTATTCAAGAAGAAACAGTAGAAAATTCTATAAAAACTTTAATGTCATTACTAGTAGATTCTAAAGTACTGTAA
- a CDS encoding 2-hydroxyacyl-CoA dehydratase subunit D produces MSIINESMTSKEMLNILVAKNMEDARKAKERGDLVCWSSSIAPCEFCEAMGIYTVYPENHVVGIAARKGAPELLEYAERKGYSNDICGYARANLAYMDVQKCVSEELPLPDLVLLCNNICETLLKWYENIAYELNIPLLIVDVPYNHDKEITEENIQYVEAQFHDIIHQLEVICNKPFDEKKFQEVMKVSAQNAKDWYDATMLCSARPSPLSGFDMFNYMALIVCMRGKKECGMTFRKLKEELEEKISRGECGLKNAEEKYRIMWDGIACWPYLSHTYKVLKKHGINMTGSTYPSAWALEYTPGNLFEMAKAYTGMGNNLSLEGQINLRKSIIEETQCDGVIMHMNRSCKMCDFLQYEVGKELNDSLNIPITTFDGDQADPRNYSKAQYETRMEALVEMMSENIPSRNSSGN; encoded by the coding sequence ATGAGTATTATCAATGAAAGTATGACTTCAAAAGAAATGCTGAATATATTGGTGGCTAAGAATATGGAGGACGCAAGAAAAGCCAAGGAACGAGGTGATTTAGTTTGTTGGTCAAGTTCTATTGCTCCTTGTGAATTTTGTGAAGCTATGGGAATTTATACTGTTTATCCAGAAAATCATGTAGTAGGAATTGCAGCACGTAAGGGAGCACCAGAATTGCTAGAATATGCAGAACGAAAAGGATATTCCAATGATATATGTGGTTATGCTAGAGCAAATTTAGCTTACATGGATGTACAGAAGTGTGTATCGGAAGAGTTGCCGTTGCCAGACTTAGTTTTACTATGTAACAATATCTGCGAAACTTTATTAAAATGGTATGAAAATATTGCCTATGAATTGAATATACCTTTGCTAATTGTTGATGTTCCATATAATCATGATAAAGAAATTACCGAAGAAAACATACAATATGTTGAAGCACAATTTCATGATATCATTCATCAATTAGAAGTAATTTGCAATAAGCCTTTTGATGAAAAAAAATTCCAAGAAGTAATGAAGGTATCTGCACAGAACGCAAAAGACTGGTATGATGCTACTATGCTTTGTTCAGCTCGCCCTTCGCCCTTAAGTGGTTTTGATATGTTTAATTATATGGCGTTAATTGTTTGTATGAGGGGAAAAAAAGAATGTGGAATGACATTTCGAAAGTTAAAAGAGGAACTAGAAGAAAAGATTTCAAGAGGCGAATGTGGATTAAAGAATGCAGAGGAAAAATATAGAATTATGTGGGATGGCATAGCATGTTGGCCATATTTGTCCCATACGTATAAAGTTCTAAAAAAGCATGGAATTAATATGACTGGTTCAACATATCCGTCAGCTTGGGCATTGGAGTATACACCGGGAAATCTATTTGAAATGGCAAAGGCTTATACGGGCATGGGAAATAATCTGTCTTTAGAGGGTCAAATTAATCTTCGAAAAAGTATTATTGAAGAAACTCAGTGTGACGGTGTAATTATGCATATGAATCGTAGTTGCAAAATGTGTGATTTTCTTCAATATGAAGTTGGAAAAGAATTAAATGATAGTTTAAATATTCCTATTACGACTTTTGATGGAGACCAAGCTGATCCAAGAAATTATTCTAAGGCACAATATGAAACACGCATGGAAGCTTTAGTAGAAATGATGAGTGAAAATATTCCTTCTAGAAATAGTTCTGGAAATTAA
- a CDS encoding acyl-CoA dehydratase activase encodes MDTSYYLGVDIGSASSKAVLMNENREIIQTSVVQSGTGTSGPKKVIDELFSTTTLSIEQVSYTVATGYGRYSLEYVDKQFSEISCHAKGINFVFKNVRTVLDIGGQDVKAISIDEKGKVLNFYMNDKCAAGTGRFLEVMARILEIPINELATLDELSQTPATVSSTCTVFAESEVISLLSKETKREDIARGVHNSIVSRALGLLYRTNMEKDFSLTGGVAQNQGVVRALERVLDQKVYVAKTPQLIGAIGAALFAIECGQERSRI; translated from the coding sequence ATGGATACTTCTTATTATTTGGGCGTCGATATTGGTTCAGCATCATCTAAAGCTGTATTAATGAATGAAAATCGAGAGATCATTCAAACAAGTGTGGTGCAATCAGGAACGGGAACTAGTGGACCCAAAAAAGTGATTGATGAGTTGTTTTCGACAACGACTTTATCTATTGAACAAGTTAGCTATACGGTGGCTACTGGATATGGCAGATATTCACTTGAATATGTAGATAAACAATTCAGTGAAATAAGTTGTCATGCCAAGGGAATTAATTTTGTCTTTAAAAATGTAAGAACAGTTTTAGATATTGGCGGACAAGACGTTAAAGCGATTTCTATTGATGAAAAAGGAAAAGTGTTAAATTTCTATATGAATGATAAGTGTGCAGCTGGAACGGGAAGGTTTTTGGAAGTCATGGCACGTATACTGGAGATACCTATTAATGAATTGGCTACTTTAGATGAATTATCGCAAACTCCGGCAACGGTAAGTAGTACATGCACTGTATTTGCAGAATCGGAAGTAATTTCATTATTATCTAAAGAAACTAAACGAGAAGATATTGCTAGAGGCGTACATAATTCTATTGTTAGTCGTGCACTTGGCTTGTTATATCGCACCAATATGGAAAAAGATTTTTCACTAACTGGCGGTGTAGCACAAAATCAAGGAGTAGTTCGTGCTTTGGAAAGAGTTTTAGATCAAAAAGTTTATGTAGCAAAAACACCTCAGCTAATTGGTGCAATTGGTGCAGCGCTCTTTGCTATTGAGTGTGGACAAGAAAGGAGTAGGATATGA
- a CDS encoding (2Fe-2S)-binding protein, whose amino-acid sequence MNKVEKIKFKNKKKNKGFEIISLKNFFESANTSFIRKHFRTDFYNLIFVTEGKCIHEIDFLEYTIQAGESLIISRNRVHRYSEFDNVQGYLIMFTEGFLCGFLSDNTSEVKDLFKQSYMNPHVNFIDLYASTLTKLLDVIHDMYTYADGVMNYKVIVSAFRTFALLILNSILGKDTSQKKNEIFIQFTELVEEHIDKEKTVESYANMMHVSKKTVNLMTRKAIDMSAKQYIIQQLILKIKLKLCFEQKSISEIANELGFTESSNMTRFFKKYTGVSPRDFRNMNREDNNNWIRSESMDLNAIKEAIETKVYHISSDEKVPLHEHATQDEVFYCIKGSGFGVLADGEVELQVGDVFIAPAGTMHSLRSDGDLYVTAFLIPVNRIICHCKQVSYGDIRKAMVGGARTIEEIQEITGAGTGCGNCIKDIKKILALACGCNNVSIEAVVNAVKDGADTVEKVGEVTGAGTNCGKCKALIQNIIDTKK is encoded by the coding sequence ATGAACAAGGTAGAAAAGATTAAATTTAAAAATAAGAAAAAAAATAAAGGCTTTGAAATTATATCATTGAAAAATTTTTTTGAATCTGCAAATACCTCTTTCATAAGGAAGCATTTTCGTACTGATTTTTACAATTTGATTTTTGTTACTGAAGGTAAATGTATTCATGAAATTGATTTTTTAGAATATACCATTCAAGCAGGTGAAAGCTTAATTATTTCAAGGAATCGTGTTCATAGATATAGTGAGTTTGATAATGTACAAGGGTATTTAATCATGTTCACAGAGGGGTTTTTATGTGGATTTTTAAGTGATAACACTTCTGAAGTCAAAGATTTGTTTAAGCAAAGCTATATGAATCCACATGTGAATTTTATAGATTTATATGCTTCAACGTTGACAAAACTTTTAGATGTAATACATGATATGTACACATATGCTGATGGTGTTATGAATTACAAGGTAATTGTTTCGGCTTTTAGAACCTTCGCCCTATTAATATTAAACAGTATCTTAGGAAAAGATACCTCACAGAAAAAAAATGAAATTTTTATACAGTTCACTGAATTAGTTGAAGAACATATTGATAAAGAGAAAACTGTAGAAAGCTATGCTAATATGATGCACGTCTCTAAAAAGACAGTTAATTTAATGACACGAAAAGCTATTGATATGTCCGCAAAGCAATATATTATTCAACAACTTATTTTAAAAATAAAACTTAAACTATGTTTTGAACAAAAGAGTATCAGTGAAATTGCCAATGAATTAGGTTTTACAGAATCATCTAATATGACAAGATTTTTTAAAAAATATACAGGCGTTAGTCCTAGAGACTTTAGAAATATGAATAGGGAAGATAATAATAACTGGATAAGGAGTGAGAGTATGGATTTAAATGCTATAAAAGAAGCTATTGAAACAAAGGTGTATCATATCTCTTCCGATGAAAAAGTTCCTCTCCATGAACATGCAACTCAAGATGAAGTATTTTATTGTATAAAGGGTTCAGGGTTTGGCGTATTAGCAGATGGAGAAGTAGAGTTACAGGTAGGAGATGTATTTATTGCTCCTGCTGGAACAATGCATTCTCTTAGAAGTGATGGAGATCTTTATGTAACAGCTTTTCTTATACCTGTAAATAGAATTATTTGTCACTGTAAACAAGTGAGTTATGGTGATATTAGGAAAGCAATGGTTGGTGGTGCTCGTACTATAGAGGAAATACAAGAAATTACAGGAGCCGGAACAGGTTGCGGTAATTGTATTAAAGATATAAAAAAAATATTAGCATTAGCCTGTGGATGCAATAATGTTTCTATTGAAGCCGTAGTTAATGCAGTTAAAGATGGGGCAGATACAGTTGAAAAAGTTGGAGAAGTAACAGGAGCAGGTACTAATTGTGGAAAATGTAAAGCTCTAATACAAAATATAATTGATACAAAGAAGTAA
- a CDS encoding 2-hydroxyacyl-CoA dehydratase subunit D, which translates to MEINQIINNFIQIANSPDKAIKQSCERNHKNAVGCVAPYAPEEIIYAANCIPVGLWGGEVELRKARTYLPAFACSIMQSVMEYETKGTYDILKAVLIPAMCDTLKCFGQKWKGACPAIPFVYPQNRRVKSAELFLENEYKSITKKLEDILNVDITEKALKESIILYNDYRLAMREFTEIAAVHTTTISPTVRHQIIKASYFIDKKEYLCYIRELNEKLRLQPVEHSKNKRVVVSGIMLEPKGILSHFESLGIDVVGDDLAQETRQFMTDVPFAGDALKSLARQWINHNACSLAFDPYKQRIQHLVDLVHHFKADGVVLALMKFCDPEEYDVPIIMSKMKEENIPLLVIEIDQQAKAFEQINTRLQGFVESMDD; encoded by the coding sequence ATGGAGATAAATCAAATTATTAATAATTTTATACAAATTGCTAATTCACCAGACAAAGCTATTAAACAATCCTGTGAAAGGAATCATAAAAATGCAGTAGGTTGTGTTGCACCTTATGCTCCAGAGGAAATAATCTATGCTGCTAATTGTATACCTGTGGGGCTATGGGGAGGAGAGGTTGAACTTAGAAAAGCTAGAACTTACCTTCCAGCATTTGCTTGTTCAATAATGCAGTCTGTGATGGAATATGAAACTAAAGGAACTTACGATATATTAAAAGCAGTTTTAATTCCTGCAATGTGCGACACTCTAAAGTGTTTTGGACAGAAATGGAAGGGAGCTTGTCCAGCTATTCCCTTTGTTTACCCACAAAATAGACGAGTAAAAAGTGCAGAATTGTTTTTGGAAAATGAATACAAGTCTATCACTAAAAAATTAGAAGATATTTTAAATGTGGATATTACCGAAAAAGCATTAAAAGAAAGTATAATTCTTTACAACGATTATCGCTTAGCTATGCGTGAATTTACAGAAATTGCTGCTGTGCATACAACTACTATTTCCCCTACTGTGCGTCATCAAATTATCAAAGCATCTTATTTTATAGATAAAAAAGAGTATTTATGCTATATTAGAGAGTTAAATGAGAAGCTTCGATTACAACCAGTAGAACATTCAAAGAATAAACGAGTTGTTGTTTCTGGAATTATGTTAGAACCCAAAGGTATTCTTAGCCATTTTGAATCATTAGGCATTGATGTGGTTGGAGATGATTTAGCACAAGAAACTAGACAGTTTATGACAGATGTACCTTTCGCAGGAGATGCTTTAAAGAGCTTGGCAAGGCAATGGATAAACCATAATGCTTGTTCTTTGGCTTTTGATCCATATAAGCAACGTATTCAGCATTTAGTTGACTTAGTTCATCATTTCAAAGCTGATGGAGTGGTATTGGCATTAATGAAGTTTTGTGATCCGGAGGAATATGATGTACCAATTATCATGTCAAAGATGAAAGAAGAAAATATTCCTTTATTGGTAATTGAGATTGATCAACAAGCAAAAGCCTTTGAACAAATTAATACAAGGTTGCAAGGTTTTGTAGAAAGCATGGATGATTAG
- a CDS encoding DUF1413 domain-containing protein: MENFHFKGYEWNRISHSDRLLLGTLFIHVKTKDVGVVYVEKTSSGQQRYKNVYVLK, translated from the coding sequence ATTGAGAACTTCCACTTTAAGGGTTATGAATGGAACCGAATTTCTCATAGTGACAGATTGCTACTGGGAACGCTGTTCATTCACGTTAAGACAAAAGATGTAGGAGTTGTTTACGTTGAAAAGACTTCTTCAGGACAGCAAAGATATAAAAACGTCTATGTTCTAAAATAG